In a single window of the Aquicella siphonis genome:
- a CDS encoding queuosine precursor transporter — protein MNQYRFISCNPDSFHAGVITARIQAVKEGMITELPVRELYHPDWLRLFSPADASRIAALHAAEQTQDIELLTRLHHIKPAVKDSVILVGTLFTAFLILSNLAAFKLVSVGHFTFPAGLVFFPVTYLFDDILTEVYGFKISRRIIWSALFANLIVLLGAWLTTYLPPSPDWHDQAAYALIYQATPRIFIASTVAYFFGEFSNSILLAKLKILMSGRHLWLRALASTSVGVGIDTILFTHIAFFSLIPYSAVWDIIFTMYLAKVIYEACAIPLTYKMANYLKRKDNVDYYDVGTRFNPFSLAL, from the coding sequence GTGAACCAGTACCGCTTCATCAGTTGCAATCCGGATTCATTTCACGCAGGCGTGATAACAGCAAGAATTCAGGCAGTAAAAGAGGGCATGATCACCGAATTGCCCGTCAGAGAACTTTATCACCCTGACTGGCTGCGCTTGTTTTCCCCAGCAGACGCCTCACGCATCGCCGCTCTACATGCAGCTGAACAGACTCAGGATATCGAACTTCTGACACGCCTGCACCATATCAAACCAGCCGTCAAGGACAGTGTTATCCTGGTGGGAACACTTTTCACAGCCTTTCTGATCCTATCAAATCTGGCGGCATTCAAACTGGTCAGCGTGGGTCATTTTACCTTCCCGGCCGGCCTGGTTTTTTTTCCGGTTACTTACCTATTTGATGACATCCTGACTGAAGTTTATGGTTTCAAAATCAGCAGACGCATCATCTGGTCTGCGCTTTTTGCCAATTTGATCGTCTTGCTGGGAGCCTGGCTAACCACCTATCTTCCACCCTCTCCCGATTGGCACGATCAGGCAGCTTACGCACTTATATACCAGGCAACACCACGGATTTTTATTGCTTCAACAGTCGCTTATTTTTTTGGTGAATTCTCCAACTCCATCTTACTGGCCAAATTAAAAATTCTGATGTCAGGAAGACATTTATGGCTGCGCGCGCTGGCCAGCACATCTGTAGGTGTGGGAATTGACACCATTCTCTTTACCCACATCGCCTTTTTTTCTCTTATACCTTATTCGGCTGTCTGGGATATTATTTTCACCATGTATCTCGCTAAAGTCATATATGAAGCCTGCGCCATTCCGCTGACTTACAAAATGGCAAATTATCTGAAACGTAAAGACAATGTTGATTATTACGATGTAGGAACCCGGTTCAATCCGTTTTCCCTGGCGCTTTAA
- a CDS encoding phosphotransferase family protein → MSFDPVRFLHADTPVLKLRWERLTAHYDLNAAEAGKLIQGYVPDPIEQIILLSEGCANSNFKITFKSNHPPLVLRLYLRDKSGLINELNIYQFINSRIPMAEMYYHDGRCEIFPYPYAVFEWVEGALMREVIMRGDQQAIQECAYDAGKIVSQLRMMKFDQGGFFQEDFSVRPFGVEEQYIPYVQALLDSSDVRRGLDSELLSRVIAFIEENKGHLPDHQPANLTHADYDPANLLVKQDKGKWKVSAVLDWEFALASTYLLDVGLFLRYSKRLPGYYETSFIQGVECNGSKLPPDWKIGARLMDLLCLLQLLYYNPPQKRPYLNADVVSLIKAMVLE, encoded by the coding sequence ATGTCTTTTGATCCGGTGCGTTTTCTTCACGCTGACACTCCGGTATTAAAACTGCGCTGGGAGCGGCTTACTGCTCACTATGATCTGAATGCCGCCGAGGCAGGGAAATTAATACAAGGCTATGTGCCCGACCCGATTGAGCAGATCATTTTGCTGTCAGAAGGCTGTGCCAACAGTAATTTTAAAATTACTTTCAAATCAAATCACCCTCCATTAGTGTTGCGGCTTTATCTTAGAGACAAGTCCGGATTAATAAATGAACTCAATATCTATCAATTTATTAACAGCCGCATTCCGATGGCAGAAATGTATTACCATGACGGCCGCTGCGAAATCTTTCCCTATCCTTATGCCGTATTTGAATGGGTTGAGGGTGCTCTGATGCGGGAGGTTATTATGCGAGGCGACCAACAGGCAATTCAGGAATGCGCGTATGACGCAGGAAAAATCGTGTCACAACTGCGAATGATGAAGTTTGATCAGGGCGGTTTTTTTCAGGAGGATTTCTCTGTCAGGCCATTTGGTGTGGAGGAACAATATATTCCCTACGTTCAAGCCTTATTGGACTCTTCCGATGTGCGCCGAGGATTAGACAGTGAACTTTTATCCCGAGTCATAGCCTTCATTGAAGAAAACAAGGGTCATCTGCCTGATCATCAACCCGCGAATTTGACGCATGCGGATTATGATCCGGCCAATCTGTTGGTCAAACAAGACAAGGGAAAATGGAAAGTAAGCGCGGTCCTGGATTGGGAGTTTGCTCTTGCGAGCACTTACCTGTTGGACGTGGGTTTATTCTTGCGTTACAGCAAGCGTTTGCCGGGTTACTATGAGACAAGTTTTATACAGGGTGTAGAATGCAATGGCAGTAAGCTGCCGCCAGACTGGAAAATTGGCGCAAGGCTTATGGACTTACTTTGCTTGCTGCAGCTGCTTTATTATAATCCCCCTCAGAAACGGCCTTATCTTAACGCAGATGTGGTCAGTTTAATAAAAGCGATGGTTCTTGAATAG
- a CDS encoding queuosine precursor transporter — MKNLNIQSNNLWLLTLSYSTIIVIANWFDARLIKIVNLVTDAGTLIFPLTFLLSDLITEVYGYKYARRAIWCGFLFNGLFIVYGQIVIHLPGPDYPNNNALFDAVMTMNTRVLLASAISYICAEPLNSIIMAKLKLRWQGRAMGARFIASTVAASGLDSWIFGIIAFYGMIQIEHLLSLILTMWLIKVMVEITGLPISVSLAAALKRVEKLDVYDLHTKFGIFSLDTHYTSGENRYLKAPGKTD, encoded by the coding sequence ATGAAAAATCTGAACATACAATCCAATAACCTATGGCTGCTGACTTTGAGTTATTCCACCATCATCGTCATCGCCAATTGGTTTGATGCCCGCCTGATTAAAATTGTGAACTTGGTTACAGATGCCGGGACGCTCATTTTCCCGCTGACATTTTTATTATCCGATTTGATTACGGAGGTTTACGGATATAAATATGCCCGACGGGCAATCTGGTGCGGATTTCTGTTTAATGGCTTATTCATTGTGTATGGGCAGATTGTGATTCATTTGCCGGGCCCTGATTATCCAAATAACAATGCGCTATTCGATGCGGTAATGACCATGAATACGAGAGTATTACTGGCTTCCGCAATCAGTTACATATGCGCTGAACCTTTAAATTCCATCATCATGGCAAAACTCAAACTGCGCTGGCAGGGGCGCGCCATGGGGGCAAGATTCATTGCATCTACGGTGGCTGCTTCCGGATTGGATAGTTGGATATTTGGAATAATCGCATTTTACGGCATGATTCAGATCGAACATCTGCTCTCCCTGATCCTGACAATGTGGCTGATTAAGGTGATGGTGGAAATCACGGGGCTGCCAATATCCGTGTCTCTTGCTGCCGCGCTCAAGCGCGTGGAAAAGCTGGATGTTTATGATTTACATACGAAATTTGGCATCTTCAGCCTGGATACACACTACACGTCCGGCGAAAATCGCTATCTTAAAGCGCCAGGGAAAACGGATTGA
- a CDS encoding nuclear transport factor 2 family protein: MPWAHLREVIKKYISAYNHFDIDGMMECFADECVFAAISGGSCSISCQGKSQVRELAAQSAMYFLDRKQQVKNWILSDNQAAIEIQYRATLKKDLPNGLKAGEELNLLGVSVFRFENDKIIELRDYN; this comes from the coding sequence ATGCCCTGGGCGCATTTGCGTGAAGTTATAAAAAAATATATTTCAGCGTATAACCATTTTGATATCGATGGAATGATGGAATGTTTCGCTGATGAATGTGTTTTCGCGGCTATTTCCGGCGGCAGTTGTTCGATATCTTGTCAAGGCAAATCACAAGTTCGCGAATTGGCGGCACAAAGTGCCATGTATTTTCTCGATCGCAAGCAGCAGGTTAAGAACTGGATTTTAAGTGATAATCAGGCAGCCATAGAAATACAATATCGGGCAACGCTGAAAAAAGACTTGCCCAACGGCCTAAAAGCCGGGGAAGAATTGAATTTGCTGGGTGTGTCCGTTTTCCGCTTCGAGAACGACAAGATTATTGAACTCAGGGATTATAATTGA
- a CDS encoding homoserine O-acetyltransferase/O-succinyltransferase family protein, which produces MHIHYIIHAPFEKLGTIESWINKNQFSVSGTHVYRGEDLPAVEDFDFLIIMGGPQSALMLEKFPYLQAEVDLIQSAIAANKAILGICLGAQLLGIALGAKAEPSPHREIGVYPVEATPEASSDPLFKQFPGQFDVMHWHSDMPGLPDKAVLLAKSAGCPRQAFRYGDRVYGFQFHLELTPENIKEMVRHCQNELSPGKYVQKSEELIRSDLSGINLKMHKALDHLADCMQAGKSVR; this is translated from the coding sequence ATGCATATACATTATATTATCCATGCTCCATTTGAAAAATTGGGGACGATTGAAAGCTGGATAAACAAAAACCAATTTTCCGTGTCCGGCACCCATGTTTATCGTGGTGAAGACTTGCCTGCTGTTGAGGATTTTGACTTCCTTATTATCATGGGCGGGCCGCAAAGCGCCCTGATGCTGGAAAAATTTCCTTACCTGCAAGCCGAGGTCGATCTTATCCAGTCAGCAATTGCTGCAAACAAGGCTATTCTGGGGATTTGTCTGGGTGCCCAATTGCTTGGAATTGCATTGGGCGCGAAGGCTGAGCCCAGCCCGCATCGGGAAATCGGAGTCTATCCTGTTGAGGCCACTCCGGAAGCGTCATCGGATCCATTATTCAAGCAATTTCCTGGGCAGTTTGATGTTATGCACTGGCATAGTGACATGCCCGGGCTGCCGGATAAGGCTGTCTTGCTGGCAAAAAGTGCCGGCTGTCCTAGACAGGCTTTCCGTTATGGTGACAGGGTTTATGGATTTCAGTTTCACCTGGAGTTGACACCCGAAAACATCAAGGAAATGGTGAGGCATTGTCAGAACGAGTTATCTCCCGGCAAGTATGTTCAAAAGAGTGAAGAGTTGATACGCAGCGACTTATCCGGCATTAATCTGAAAATGCATAAGGCTCTGGATCATCTCGCGGATTGTATGCAAGCAGGCAAATCAGTTCGATAA
- a CDS encoding threonine aldolase family protein codes for MKKISFASDNYAGIHPDILRAISDANRHHAPAYGSDEYTASAIETFREHFGADVEVHFVFNGTGANVTALAAMNASYQAVICSDKAHIQVDECGAPEKFTGSKLLLVPTSNGKITVDGIRRQWRRLGDQHYVQSHIISISQTTELGTVYTPDEIRDIADFAHSHQMYLHMDGARLSNAAVFLGLDLKSITRDAGVDVLSFGGTKNGMMIGEAVVLFNRAINGNFMYIRKQSMQLASKMRFISAQFQALLTNQLWQKNAAHANDMALLLAEKLSEFSDIKVTQSVQGNAIFAIMPEVLITELQKKYHFYVWDEDRYEVRLMTSFDTEAADIEAFVRDIRELRTA; via the coding sequence ATGAAAAAAATCAGCTTTGCCAGTGATAATTATGCCGGGATCCATCCCGACATTCTAAGGGCAATTTCAGATGCAAACCGGCATCATGCACCGGCTTATGGGTCTGACGAATATACCGCGAGCGCCATTGAAACCTTCAGGGAGCATTTTGGCGCGGATGTCGAGGTGCATTTTGTATTTAATGGTACCGGGGCAAATGTAACGGCACTGGCTGCCATGAATGCAAGTTATCAGGCAGTGATTTGCTCTGACAAGGCACATATACAGGTTGATGAATGCGGCGCGCCAGAAAAATTCACCGGATCCAAATTACTCCTGGTGCCAACATCGAATGGTAAAATTACTGTGGATGGAATACGCAGGCAATGGCGCCGATTGGGAGATCAGCATTATGTGCAATCACATATCATTTCCATCAGCCAAACGACGGAACTGGGCACGGTTTATACTCCTGATGAAATCAGGGATATAGCAGATTTTGCGCACTCCCATCAGATGTATCTTCATATGGATGGAGCACGCCTCAGCAATGCTGCTGTTTTTCTGGGTCTGGATTTGAAATCCATTACAAGAGACGCAGGGGTGGACGTGCTTTCTTTCGGCGGGACAAAAAATGGCATGATGATAGGGGAAGCGGTCGTATTATTTAATCGTGCCATCAACGGAAATTTCATGTACATCCGTAAACAAAGCATGCAGCTGGCATCAAAAATGCGCTTTATCTCCGCGCAGTTTCAGGCGCTGCTGACCAACCAGCTATGGCAGAAAAACGCAGCGCACGCGAATGACATGGCGTTGCTGCTGGCGGAAAAATTATCCGAATTTTCTGATATCAAGGTTACACAATCCGTCCAGGGAAATGCCATATTTGCCATCATGCCTGAAGTACTGATCACTGAGTTACAGAAAAAATATCATTTTTATGTGTGGGATGAAGACAGGTACGAGGTGCGCCTCATGACATCGTTTGACACGGAAGCAGCTGACATCGAGGCATTTGTGCGGGATATACGGGAATTACGCACCGCATAA
- a CDS encoding serine hydrolase: protein MRKMIKTISTILLSTISFGVMAENAPDQPDEWVQKTITSFMSRNHIPGVAVELYTDGKLNEYYFGYADRDKKEPVTRKTIFEIGSVSKIMASLLLAQEVDWAKMSFNDPVTKYIKDLPESYKKIKLQDLATHTSGLPFDLPAAVSTPDELKQYLDTYTPDSDPGEEWIYSNVGIGLLGNALEKSTERDFDDLYRRHILNPLKMVTGISVPKTLAKYYATGYDKNGDAAPHMTAGLFPAAAAVKASAADMQRFLSAAIGLPGTPPRVFYPMRMTQSVYVKMGGDYQGLGWQIHKIEDEDVAGLLKVSDAKDFGPIDVQEIYSRPPYNGDALIDKTGATNGFRAYIAVIPNKKSGIVILTNKYVPNSAIVKTAREILFKSTKLMS, encoded by the coding sequence ATGAGAAAAATGATCAAGACAATATCCACTATCCTGTTATCGACGATATCATTTGGAGTGATGGCTGAAAATGCGCCTGATCAGCCTGATGAATGGGTGCAAAAAACCATTACCTCTTTCATGTCCAGGAATCATATTCCAGGTGTCGCGGTGGAATTATATACTGACGGCAAATTGAATGAATATTATTTTGGCTATGCTGATCGTGATAAAAAAGAACCTGTTACCCGAAAAACCATTTTCGAAATAGGATCGGTTTCCAAAATCATGGCCAGCCTGCTGCTGGCCCAGGAAGTGGATTGGGCTAAAATGAGTTTTAACGATCCTGTTACAAAATATATTAAGGATTTGCCGGAAAGTTATAAAAAAATCAAATTACAAGACTTGGCGACTCACACATCGGGGTTGCCATTCGATCTGCCTGCAGCAGTCAGCACCCCGGATGAACTGAAGCAATATCTGGATACCTATACGCCTGATTCGGATCCCGGTGAGGAATGGATTTATTCCAATGTTGGTATCGGACTGCTGGGCAATGCGCTTGAAAAGTCTACGGAACGAGATTTCGATGATCTATATCGCCGTCATATCCTGAATCCGTTGAAAATGGTAACCGGTATTTCCGTTCCCAAAACACTGGCGAAGTACTATGCAACAGGTTATGACAAAAATGGCGATGCCGCTCCTCATATGACAGCCGGATTGTTTCCCGCTGCTGCGGCAGTCAAAGCTTCCGCAGCGGATATGCAGCGGTTTCTCAGCGCGGCAATCGGGTTGCCAGGCACACCGCCGCGTGTCTTTTATCCCATGCGCATGACGCAATCTGTGTATGTGAAAATGGGCGGTGATTATCAGGGATTAGGGTGGCAGATTCACAAAATTGAAGATGAAGACGTTGCAGGTCTGCTTAAAGTATCTGACGCCAAAGATTTTGGCCCCATAGACGTACAGGAAATTTATAGCAGACCGCCTTATAATGGCGACGCACTGATTGACAAGACCGGCGCAACAAACGGTTTTCGCGCTTATATCGCTGTGATACCTAACAAAAAATCGGGTATTGTCATCTTGACTAACAAATATGTTCCCAACAGCGCGATTGTAAAAACTGCCAGGGAAATATTGTTCAAGTCAACCAAATTGATGTCATAA
- a CDS encoding class I SAM-dependent methyltransferase yields MAISCKPTDYHEQAGYFSRLPEYSIECGTDYLAVKDAPALIGNSGPVKTILDLGCGTGLATRYLKRHFPDAVVIGADINQSMLMQAKSSDPQGIYLHLHQSGGVVHYSILPDTFDVVVCSFVFHENQKLNDLEHFLQSVSSLLRTNGLLLAWDTYRNLLKGSWVSVETLYPQAGEIQDGERYSVRLLPAGAVVSGSYWSPETVQQIVLNQCFQKTSVHFPVMEKGTGLAWKDETIMAPYYVLEAYK; encoded by the coding sequence ATGGCCATCAGCTGTAAGCCTACCGACTATCATGAGCAAGCCGGTTATTTTTCCCGGTTGCCCGAATATTCCATTGAGTGCGGGACGGATTATCTCGCCGTGAAGGATGCGCCTGCGCTAATTGGCAACTCGGGCCCGGTAAAAACAATACTGGATTTGGGCTGCGGGACCGGTCTTGCGACAAGATATCTTAAACGCCATTTTCCAGATGCGGTCGTTATCGGCGCTGACATAAACCAGTCCATGCTGATGCAGGCTAAGTCTTCCGATCCGCAGGGTATATATCTGCATCTGCATCAATCGGGCGGTGTGGTCCATTATTCAATCCTGCCCGATACATTTGATGTTGTTGTTTGTTCGTTTGTATTTCATGAAAATCAGAAATTGAACGACCTTGAACATTTTCTTCAAAGTGTTTCGTCATTATTGCGTACAAATGGATTACTTCTTGCCTGGGATACTTACAGGAACTTGTTGAAGGGCTCCTGGGTGAGTGTGGAAACTCTGTATCCGCAGGCTGGCGAGATACAAGATGGTGAACGTTATTCTGTCAGGCTGTTACCAGCGGGCGCGGTTGTTTCCGGAAGCTATTGGTCTCCTGAAACTGTACAACAGATCGTGTTGAATCAGTGTTTTCAAAAGACCAGCGTACATTTCCCCGTGATGGAAAAGGGTACCGGACTGGCTTGGAAAGATGAAACCATCATGGCGCCTTACTATGTTCTTGAGGCGTACAAATAA
- a CDS encoding MATE family efflux transporter — MPHDNFLHSVRSEIRETFSLSIPLIASQLIYACSGFIGTAMVAHLGQDALAASVLVSMIWMTLTVLFFGILNSISVLVSHQFGAKNYRAISDIMGQAFILGVLLAAVMIILMLGMPIILRYTSQPPAVLALAVQYMHSLIWTIPGLITLIVCEQFLAGVNQAKLVLRISLLVVPIEIPLIYLLIFGKLGLPACGVAGIGYGFATTYSTVAVLLTCYLVKSRYYQSFGILQGCCRIDLTRIMELIRIGLPMGCMHVIEVSTFTFATFWIARFGTTMLAAHQIVMQYLGFAITIVFAMSQAVTVRVGHSVGRQNLTGIRLAIYVGMVLNFICIALVALALNCFPYFFLSLDMDIKNPANALLLRDSAMLLGIGGILMLFDNFRIIGFGALRGLKDTKFPMYASLVSFWIIGLSLAYLFGMVWHFSGKGIWWGLTLGIASGAVIVFIRVQWLLNHVDLAQLMTTGKNMSLASHD; from the coding sequence ATGCCTCACGACAATTTTCTTCACTCAGTCAGGAGTGAGATACGGGAAACCTTCTCTCTCAGCATTCCCTTAATTGCCTCCCAGTTGATCTATGCCTGCAGCGGTTTCATTGGCACCGCCATGGTTGCGCATCTGGGTCAGGATGCCTTGGCTGCCAGCGTTCTTGTCTCCATGATCTGGATGACACTGACAGTGTTGTTTTTTGGTATTTTAAATTCCATCAGCGTCCTCGTTTCTCACCAGTTTGGCGCGAAAAATTACCGGGCCATCAGTGATATTATGGGGCAAGCATTCATTCTGGGCGTTCTGCTTGCGGCAGTCATGATCATTCTTATGCTGGGCATGCCTATCATCCTGCGATACACTTCACAACCCCCCGCTGTGCTGGCGCTGGCAGTACAATACATGCATTCTTTGATCTGGACAATTCCAGGCCTGATCACTCTTATCGTTTGCGAACAATTTCTCGCGGGTGTCAATCAGGCAAAACTGGTACTGAGAATCAGCCTGCTTGTTGTACCTATAGAAATACCCCTCATCTATCTTCTCATATTCGGCAAGCTAGGTTTGCCCGCATGCGGAGTGGCGGGCATAGGTTATGGATTCGCAACAACCTATTCCACCGTGGCTGTGCTGCTGACTTGCTATCTCGTCAAGTCCAGATACTATCAATCCTTCGGCATTCTTCAGGGATGTTGCCGCATTGATCTGACCCGGATCATGGAATTGATTCGCATTGGCCTGCCCATGGGCTGCATGCATGTCATTGAAGTCAGCACGTTCACATTCGCCACCTTCTGGATTGCGCGATTCGGCACCACCATGCTCGCTGCGCATCAAATCGTTATGCAGTATTTGGGTTTTGCGATCACTATCGTTTTCGCCATGTCTCAGGCTGTCACAGTCAGGGTAGGCCATAGTGTTGGCAGACAAAATTTGACCGGCATACGCCTTGCCATTTATGTAGGCATGGTTTTAAATTTTATCTGCATCGCCCTGGTAGCATTGGCGCTGAACTGTTTTCCTTATTTCTTTCTGAGCCTGGATATGGATATCAAAAATCCCGCAAACGCCTTGCTGCTGCGCGACAGCGCCATGTTGTTAGGCATTGGCGGGATACTCATGCTGTTCGATAACTTTCGAATCATTGGTTTCGGCGCGTTGCGCGGTTTAAAGGACACAAAATTCCCCATGTATGCGTCCCTGGTATCTTTCTGGATCATAGGACTCAGCCTGGCTTATCTGTTCGGGATGGTATGGCATTTTTCAGGAAAAGGTATTTGGTGGGGTCTGACTCTGGGAATCGCAAGCGGCGCGGTCATTGTATTCATACGCGTGCAATGGCTGTTAAATCACGTCGATCTGGCGCAATTGATGACGACAGGAAAAAACATGAGCCTGGCTTCTCACGATTAA
- a CDS encoding bifunctional GrpB family protein/GNAT family N-acetyltransferase yields the protein MSPRIVELIPYQQAWSSLYLTESGLLRQTLSSRLRSVYHIGSTAIPGMAAKPVIDILVEYACLDDMHAIEQALAALGYDCLRKNIVPHTSFFTSKQNEAVRYHLHLFPEGDPQVKRHVAFRDYLIRHPQEYDRYQRLKQQLAARYRDNIHEYVKNKSQTIQDIDSKAKRWIEQRIRFLPPDPRALIKEWTQDKILLAMEANLNVHMTHFSQYMKTVQLIRVPDFTIVNSGLQDDTFNYVVRADFSARDACSKIREVNSYFDHGSLPFTWWVSPHDQPRDLACYLERSGYQNTENNPAMWLDLESWHGDLSGQRLRPPAELSIVRALDQQTLLDFARVLNASPSAFDQYYIWLAEVISAEDPIEYYVGYVDNKPVVRGLACYYAGVAGLYWLSVPVAYRRRGYGTAMQQFRLMRAKEMGYRMAVLQASQEGFPLYKRLGYKECGLFREYKLK from the coding sequence ATGTCCCCACGCATAGTTGAACTCATCCCCTATCAGCAAGCCTGGTCTTCTCTTTATCTGACTGAGTCAGGGCTGTTACGCCAGACTTTGAGCTCGAGGCTGCGATCTGTTTATCACATAGGAAGCACTGCCATTCCTGGAATGGCCGCGAAACCAGTGATAGATATCCTCGTGGAATATGCGTGTCTGGATGATATGCATGCGATTGAACAAGCCTTGGCCGCCCTGGGCTATGATTGTCTGAGGAAAAATATAGTACCGCATACGAGTTTTTTTACTTCGAAACAGAATGAGGCTGTCCGCTATCATTTGCATCTGTTTCCTGAAGGTGATCCGCAAGTAAAACGACATGTCGCGTTTCGCGATTATCTTATCCGGCACCCGCAAGAGTATGACCGGTATCAGCGATTAAAACAGCAATTGGCGGCCCGCTACCGTGACAATATTCATGAGTATGTCAAAAACAAGAGCCAGACCATTCAAGATATAGACAGCAAGGCAAAGCGCTGGATAGAGCAGCGAATCCGATTTTTACCGCCTGACCCCCGGGCTCTAATCAAAGAATGGACGCAAGATAAAATACTCCTGGCGATGGAAGCAAATCTAAATGTGCATATGACACATTTTTCTCAATACATGAAAACAGTGCAATTGATACGCGTCCCGGATTTTACCATCGTCAATTCCGGGTTGCAGGATGATACATTTAATTATGTCGTGCGGGCGGATTTCAGCGCGCGGGATGCATGCAGTAAAATCAGGGAAGTAAATTCGTATTTTGACCATGGCAGTTTGCCATTTACCTGGTGGGTTAGTCCCCATGATCAGCCGCGCGATTTGGCATGTTATCTGGAGCGATCGGGATATCAGAATACCGAAAATAATCCGGCCATGTGGCTGGATCTTGAATCCTGGCATGGTGACCTCAGCGGACAACGGCTGCGGCCGCCGGCCGAATTATCGATTGTCCGGGCCCTGGATCAACAGACATTACTGGATTTTGCCCGCGTACTGAATGCTTCCCCGTCAGCTTTTGATCAATATTATATCTGGCTAGCGGAAGTGATTTCTGCAGAGGATCCGATTGAATATTATGTGGGATATGTTGACAATAAACCCGTTGTGCGCGGCCTGGCTTGTTATTATGCTGGCGTTGCCGGATTATATTGGCTGTCTGTGCCGGTTGCATACCGAAGAAGGGGCTACGGGACTGCCATGCAGCAGTTTCGCTTGATGCGAGCCAAGGAAATGGGATATCGAATGGCCGTGCTGCAAGCGTCGCAGGAAGGGTTTCCCTTATATAAACGTCTCGGGTATAAAGAATGCGGTTTATTCAGAGAATACAAGTTGAAATGA
- a CDS encoding class I SAM-dependent methyltransferase, giving the protein MHYIDHFGEKSSDYLQFRPDYPQALYQYLAGLVSKHDLAWDCGTGNGQAASRLADYFKQVIGSDINQAQLDIAIKKENVNYFCWPSEKTDLQNASVDLITVAQALHWFDLDSFYQEVKRVAKYTGIVAAWCYSLGFIHPDVDIFIKRLYSDVLGANYWPKQREYIDNEYQTIPFPFKRIESPAYHIEKSMNFTQLIGYLNTWSAVKEYQQLNQENPINLIFADLQMAWGDPTAERVMTWPIHLLVGHVF; this is encoded by the coding sequence ATGCATTACATAGACCACTTCGGCGAGAAGTCATCAGATTATCTGCAGTTTAGGCCAGATTACCCGCAAGCACTATACCAGTATCTTGCCGGGCTGGTCAGCAAGCATGATCTGGCGTGGGACTGTGGAACCGGAAATGGTCAGGCTGCTTCCAGGCTGGCGGATTATTTCAAGCAAGTTATTGGCAGCGATATCAACCAGGCTCAGCTGGATATCGCCATAAAAAAGGAAAATGTTAACTATTTCTGTTGGCCTTCGGAAAAAACCGATCTACAGAATGCATCGGTGGATTTGATTACCGTCGCGCAGGCATTGCATTGGTTTGATCTCGACAGTTTTTATCAGGAAGTCAAACGGGTGGCAAAATATACCGGCATTGTCGCTGCGTGGTGCTACTCCCTGGGATTCATCCATCCGGATGTGGATATTTTCATCAAGAGACTTTATTCGGATGTATTGGGGGCGAATTACTGGCCCAAACAGAGAGAATATATTGATAATGAGTACCAAACCATTCCTTTTCCCTTCAAAAGAATCGAATCGCCCGCATATCATATAGAAAAATCGATGAATTTCACGCAACTGATTGGCTATCTCAATACCTGGTCCGCTGTGAAGGAGTATCAGCAGCTGAACCAGGAAAATCCCATTAATCTTATTTTTGCTGATTTACAAATGGCATGGGGAGACCCGACGGCGGAACGGGTAATGACCTGGCCGATTCATTTATTGGTGGGTCATGTCTTTTGA